A segment of the Anopheles cruzii chromosome 2, idAnoCruzAS_RS32_06, whole genome shotgun sequence genome:
tagtgtttttttccttgcaaGTAAGCATCCCTTAAACAAAACCTAGccgctaaaacacgcgctaaAAGTTGTTCTAACGAGtaggttctgacgaggtaaaaaggatgcttgcttatggacTACGAAACGGAcgatgctgcagagatggcgagaaattagaacaaattaaccgctgaggtggaccagaagattgtggCGAAAATGATAACGCGCATTCAAAAGAATGTTCGCAATTTCATCCGACGACCGACagaataaatttatgaaattcttCTCtaaaagtacaataaaatagcttcattttgacaccttgacatgtttcaAGCCGAAGTCAAACCGACCCCGAAATAGAGCTAACTGAattcccgattctaagtgggcCATGCTTTATTATTAAATCTGTTTTTTTGGGTTATTACTACTATGTCGAAAAAATATCGAGATCTCGATTATAACTCGAAAAACCTTTCTTTATTCTTGCTTGCTATTCTGTGGAACGATATCGAGTCGAGTTTGTATCAAAATGATCACAAACTAATCACGAAAATATGATGCACAAAACGGTAcgagaaaattgaaccaaGGATTTTCCTATCCACAAATCCGGTTGTTTTTGACGCACAGAAGCACAATGCAGTAGTACTTTGCTTCtgttaataaaaatttaaatatattttagAACAACCGAGACGATCGAGATGCATCTTCAAATGAGTGTCCGCGCCGTTACGGACGATTGGCCCCGCCATAAGCGGACCGTAACCGACCGGGCCATCGTTCAATGTCTTCCAAACGGCCTCGAGAGGCCTCGCTACGGTCAGCCCCAATGAtagcgttctctttttctcgtCCAGATTAATTACCGGCTTTCACCGGATTCAGCGTTCTGGCGGCACGACGCGTGACCTCCGACCACGTTTggggagagagcgaaaaaaaacaagagagACATCAGCGAGACAGACGCCGAGTTTGGCGCCAGCTTCTTCGGACCGGCGTCTTCCGGTGAACCACCCCTGACCACCCCCAGACCCAGAACGAAGACAAACGCGTACAAAGTGCTGGAAATTATGCAAACCATAcgccccctctctctctcgctgcccgcccgcccgcgatCCGCGAATGGAATGTTTTACGATCGGATCTCGCACCGCCGGAGCGTCGAGCGTCGAGTGCGGACCATCTTTGGGGTGGTGTGCCCGCGACCTGCCCGCAGCAGGATCGGGTTGAGTGTCCCGTCCGGCATTCATCCCAGGCCCTTACGCCGCTGACACGTTTTCTGACgcatttttggtttgtttttcacgtCAACACACCGGGCAGAAGCTCGGCAGAATGACCATTTATAGTGCGATCGATCAGtgatgccattttttttgcgcagTCACAACGCTCCCCAGGCACAGTGTGTGGGCGGAGATGGGCGGGTGAATTATTTTAATCGGTAATTGCGCGATCGCGTGATTACGCAGCCACGTCGGCCGGGTTGTTGCTAAGCCGCGGACAAGTATGGTGCGCTCGCCCGGAGCTTGTTCTAATGAATTACCTCATGGGCGCTgtcgaagctgctgctgaagctaCTGTTGAGCACCTTGATGCGATCGATGTCGCTGGCAGCGCctccactgccaccgccactgcccgTACTGCTTGTGGCGTCCTCGTCACCACCGAACAGCGACGAGGCGTCCGAGAGGCGTCGCGAGTAGCGCCGACTGGCGTCCAGCGAGTCGATCGAAATGCGCCGCGAAAACGACGAGTAGCTCGAGTCGTTCGAGTTGCGccgattgttgttggccagTCCGGTTGGCAGCACccccagcgtcgtcgtcggtttggCGATGCCCGAATCGAACGACAGCCGCTTGGTCATGTCGCACAGCTCATCGTGGTCGCCACTGTCCTCGCCACTGTCCTTggacgcgccgccgccgccggaagcctTCTTCAGGATCGAGTGAAGCTTCCCGACCGACGACAGGCCATCGTCCAGGTTCAGGCTGCTCCGTTTGTTGCTCATACTCGCGCGGCGATTCACCGcggcggggccaccaccattCACTCCCATGGGGCCGCCGGATGGCTTCCGGCGAAGGTCCACCGTCGAGACGGAGGTACCCCGTAGCATCGACGGGAAGTCGGCCGGGTGCTGCAGCGGCCGTGCGGGCATGCTGTCCCGGCGGCGCACGTCACTTCCGAGCAGTCCGACCGACCCGTTCAAACCCTTCCGGCTACCAGAGTACTGCAGCTGCAGATCGCCAAAGTGTGCGATCGAGTTCCGGTTCGCCAGCCGGTTCCGGCGACGGGCGGCCATTTCCGCTTCGCGGCCCACGTTGTAGATCGAACCGTACGAGGCTCGAGGAGCCTGTTTGCTCGCTCCGCTGGCCACCGACAGATCACCGATCGAGCTGGCGATCGAATCGCGGCGCCTCACGGAACACACCGAGCCACGCCGGTGACTACCGTGCACGCTGCAGTGGCGGCTCGTGCGCGACTCGATGATCTTCACCTCGTTCTCCTTCTGGTTGCAGAAGATTTCCTCGATCTTGCGCAACTGCCGATCGACACCGCAGAAcggccggtgctgccgagTCGTCTGGTGGTGATGATAAAGGTTCGCCATCCCGTCGAGGAGCGTCCAGAAAGTTGGGGCGGGACACAGCGGAACTTTCAGCGTTCAATGTTCACCGTGACTCACTCGACACGTTCACGCACTAGCAGCAtaccacacaccaccgaagAGGTCCACTGAGGAAAAGGGCCCAGGATCCTTTAATATTCGTTCACAAGATCTGAGAGAACTTCACACGAATCACTTCAATCGCTTCGATCGCCCATCAAGACATCGTCTGACAACTTTTGCTTGCTTCCCGACGCGCACACCAGTCCGATTGAACCTCTCGAGCAGAACTGATGACCGCGCGAATGTTCTCTCGCGCCGTGTGTCGCCACACCACGCGCGCGACACGCAAATATCCAGCAACGCACACAAGGTTGGCGTGGTGTCGCGGACAACACAACCTCGACTCGCGTCGCGGAGCGAACGGGAGAGCGCACGATTGGCGGCATGCTGCGCGGTCAATTGAGACGATCGAATCACGCGAGTCCGATGATGGCACGAGAGCCACATTAATCATAAATTGCATTTCCCCTTTGCCCGACTCCGATGCGCGTTGGAAACACATTCCCCCGGCGTGTGACCAATTGGGCGCGTAatgtcaaaaattgattgcGAGCTGGGCTCCGGTTTTTTTGAACCCACCATATGCGCAAGAATGCAAGAACCAGGTCACCCGTCAccggcagccagcagctgatCCGACAGCGAACGCCCTTACCACGGTTGAAGGTTTCTTCGGTTTTGCGTTTCTAGCGGCGCGGCTGCGGAGGATGTCGACGGGTTTGTAAAGTAACGAGCGGctcaattaaaaaaaaaccgagctCCCCGATTCTTGTTGGCCGCGTGGGTGTTGGATCAAGGACTGCCGGATTTGCGACTCGATGGTATGCCGCGTGTGCGCGCACACAGCGTACTAACCAAGTCAATCATACGCGTGCCCCGATGTGGTCCACCCCGGGGAATCCAACTCAAACCCGACATTCCAATGGCGTGCTCCTACAGTACAGCTAACTGCGAGTCATAAATCGACCACTTGAAAACACTTTCCAGTCGCCAAAGCCATTGGTGCTCAACGTAACGGAACACGCGAAGTCAACGAACGGAAGGGGGTTAAAAAAGATGTCACAAAATGAAGATTGATGGAGCATCTTCCAAATGGAGATAGCCGCAGATTGCACAGTCGATGAACCGCGATCGATCAATGTTAACAAAATAGTTTTCCCCATTTACTCGACTGCTTGGAGCTTGCGTCAAACGCGTTCTCGGCCAGTCAGGGGCTGtgtaaaaccgaaaactgaCTAATCGCAAACGGAACCAGAGTAACCGGACGATGTCCGAACCGCGCGACAGCGCAACGGCACAGAATCGCTCATGCACGACTCACACACCATGTGCCGTGTCGCCTCCGCCAAGAGTTGGGCAAATATTGGTTCATTCCTTAAAGCCCAATTGACGAACTACACTCCATCGACTCCATCGCCGGGCGCGCGTTTGGCCCTATTTGCTTGTGACAATAACGCAGAGACGGGGGTGAGTGTAGGAGTTCATAAAAGCAGTGTTTTTATCTTAACGCCATCGTCAATTAAGCACCGTCACGCGGGCGGGCTGGGGCTGTTCTATCTGTCATCGAATTTACATCCAGCACGACGACGCAAGTGTAAACGATCCGATCGGTTCCGATGTGGGCCGTCGGCACGTTGGTGCTTTTCCAAAACGCCAACGGAAAATTTTTCGGAACTTCCGACGGCAGTAATAAAAACCCTTCATTAGCATCCATCCGCTAACGAggcatccgccgccgccgccgtaacgCAAACACTCTCCACGGAACCGCGCCCAGGTTGCCAGGTTGTCATCAGGTCTATAAAACGATCAGCGTGGACGCTCGTAAAATTAGACATCAATCTGTTTTCGGAACGCAAGCGTCGCGTTACACATGCGATCGAACGGAGAATGCGCTACACGATCCAATCGATCGTCATTAAAGATATTGACCGATAAAATTATATCCGAACAGCGATCCCCGCCCCGCGATCGGAGCGGCATTCGTGCGGTGGTGATCATGAACTTGCCTTAAAAGGATCGAACTGGACGGCCGACACTGACGGACGGCAGCGGTGTCGCCTGGTGACACTATGGCCGCATCTCTCGTGCGGGACCTTCACGCGAGCATAAGGTTGCCCCCCCAGTGCCCTTCGTGTGTCGTAAAGGTTTCGCCGATGCCGGAAGTTGTGTCGCTTTGTGCCCACGCACACCACGTGACAACACGGCCACACGCCGATGATCGATAAGTGAGCCGATTGATGGCCTGAGAACGGCTCAAAAAGGTATGCCTGTGGATGTCAAGGACCAGCACGGCCCTTCTGGGTCTGACTACAACACAGAATCTAAATAGaatgatatttaaaaaatgtgaGTTCCTTCCTACATGTTCCACAAtcacaacaataaacaaactacGCAACCGTTCAAAATCCGCTATGAAAAGTGTCGAAAAGATCGTCGTAACGTAAAGATTGCACCGCTTCGGAACCTCCACTTGCAAGCAACATTGCACGAAAACTAACCCTCATCACTGTGGCGTGCGTCGATTCATCCTCTTATGCCGTATTCTTCGTGTATTAATGTCTTCCGCATCTGACCACAGTGGCTGCACCAGAGAGCAGGCAAAGGTTTTGACGATACGTGTCATTGAATTAACAACTTCACTCTGGTAATCCGGTTCCACCTTCGAATGCGCGATAGTGGAAAATGGTCAAAACTGGTCCGGTAGTCGTCGTTCGGCGCCCACGTGCCAGGCTGgcccgacggccggccggtggggaCCAATTTCCAATCGCAATTAGAAAACGGACCAGAGCGTACCGCCCCGTATCGAGAACTGAACCAGTTTATCCCCTGTCGATAGAATCGGATGCGTGGATGAGAAGGCGTAAGGGAGATATACACTTTGTTTGCGTGTTCCACTTTATCTCGCTTTTAACGCCAACGGGTGACGCGAGCTACCCGGCTGGCTGAAACTAATCCGAGTCCGGTACCAGAGTGTATTCAAACGAATGTATGAAGTTGCGTTctacaaacagaaaacattttgcagcagcagcgtaaaGGTTTTGTGaggtttaaatttttaaaccatGGAACTTTGTTTGAATAAAGCGCAGCACTTGCATTATTGCAAACACTGAGGACTGAAGACATTAGAACCACAAGCAATTTGGCCATCATTTCCTAACCGTATTCTAACACTGTATGAAAACAGGGAAATGAGGTCTACGGATGCCTATTTTTCACCATTACCACGCGTGTCAACATATTCAACAATACCGAGGAGGGTAATTGTATACTTCACTGATACCCTTTTTCCAAAGAAAACGGACACCTACCTCGTTGCCGAACATTTCCTCCGACGGATGCACTCCTCCAATCGCGGGCAGCAATCCATTTCCATTGGCTTGACCACCGTTGGATGACGCCGCGGTTGGTCCGGCACTGTTCATGCTCATGTGAGTCGGTGGAACGATCGTTGGGTTACCGTTGATAATATAATCACTCtccttgttttgcttttgttgcttAAACTTTTCGTACAgctcaccaccaccctcgTTGGTTCCGTTCGCCGTTCCGTTACTGGTGGCCGGCGCTACCGTCGCTTGACTGTGGCCCGCTTTGGTCCTGCAACGGATAAAACGTCGTGTGagcctttttcttttcacagaCATATTGGGAAGAAGGCCCCCGCGAGTGCTCACTGTGGTTTGGGCTGATCGTAGATGATACCGGCATTCGGTAGGGGCACTTGGGGAGCAATTCCCTGCACCGACGGGACCGGACTGTTGGCACTAGTGAGACCTCCGGGACCGCCGCCCGGGCTGGAGATGACGGACGCCGGCACGGACGTTGGCTGGTGGCTGTGATGTGGCAGCCCCGTTGGGATGGCCGTCGCTGTTGGCTGTGTCGTCGGCACCTTCTCCGACAGCGAGTCCCGCCGGGAGCTCTTGGCAGTCGAGCTGGTCGTGTTGGGACTGTCCCGCTCGGCACTGTTCTGATGAATGTCGCATGCCTTGaccacggcaccggccaccgcctgTAGATCGGGTGATTTCGACTGCACGGAAGCAATCTCGTCGATCGACGGGAGTCCCTGCTGCGGAAGGGAGCAGAGAATAAACCGAACGTTAGCGGCATCGGCCGGCCCTACGGATGGAGGTGTTTTCTGCTTTCGATAACGTGGGAGAACAGGGAGAATTGGGAATGCAGGTACGATTATTTGCATACGTGCAAGCTTGTAGACCTTGAGTCACTGCCATCACTGGCAATAGGGTGCAAATTACCTACGCGCAACAGTGTACGCATCACCCACGTGGCTCTTAGATAAATGGCAACGAAATAATGATCATGTTTCACGTTCCGGAGTGACATCGGAAATATTCTTTGTTTGTTGCCGAAGGAAAAAGTTGTCGGATAAATGGTTCGATTAAACAAAAAGCTTACAATAAACTGAACGAAAAGTCAGCTTACTAAACTAAACTGAATCGTGGAAGCGTTCGAATATGACAGTTAGAATTCCGCGCAATTCGGACGGTTACTGACGATACTGTTACCGGTCCGACCGTCAAATGTTACCGGTTATCGATCGGTGTGATCGAAACGGCATCGAACCGCGGTTAGCAAGCCACCGAAAGAGTTGAGCTTATCAATATTATCTTTTGGTATCGAATAGCGATACgtgaacgaaagcgaaagcgttGGCCCGTTAGCAGCCTATCTATCCGAAAAGGCTCTTCCAGCTTCTTCTTCCGGGGACCACTTTTAACGTTTCTTTTTGGCGTAGCGGCTTTTTACTTAATAAGAGTATAACGCAATTCCCTAATTCAACTGCCAATTCCACGCTTCTTCAAGTTCCTACTCCGATAACTATTTCCTTTTCTCACTTTCCTATCACCTCgcagattgtttgttttcctaaAAATCTATATGCACTTCGTTTAACCTAATGACCTATATAAATCACGCGATATCGCAACCAAACGAAATGGTCAAAACGTGACTCCTGCTCGAGTGTTCTACTTCTCGCCGGTGGCTCAGTAAAGGGCCCTTATACGATAAATCTAGGCGCGTTTGCGGTCGTTGCCAGACCGAGGGGAAACCGTTTCTTCTGGGGACCGTTTCACGTTACTTTTCTCAATAGAAATCAATTCGCTAAAACAAATATTGACACTCACAGACGAACGGGCCTCTTGTAAAAGCGGTAACGGACACCCGGAGGTCGAAAGGTGCCGTAAGAGCATTCCGGTTTCCCGTGGGCCGGCAGCCAGGCAAACATTCTTTATGTCACCTGACATCGTTTTCATTGCTATTTTCTTTacgttttttcgtttcgtctcTTGGACCACGCTTGGGTCGAAAACACGAGCGCGGCTTCATTCATCATAGAAAACCatcttttttatggtttgtttgcaCACTTCCCGGCGAGGGCAAAGCGTGCATGGAACCTTTTTCCGTTACTGTTTTCCTCCCCTAACTTGAGCCAAGGACCTGTAGCCGCGTTTGGTGtgagatgaaaaatgacaGTGACACGTGGAAAGAGTGCTGGGCTCGCGAGCGAGCAACGCGTTACTTTCCGGCTCTGAAGGGCCAACAGCATTTCAGGTCCGCTCTTGTCCTGCATTCCACGAATGCTAGGCCTTACACGTGTCGTGCCGCGCTGTAGCGGCAAAGTCAATGACCACTCGTGCTTATCACTAGCGCTATCCGTAGTAAATATTTAACTCCCCATCGTACGCTACAAGCCTGCAATATTCTAACGCaaatatcgattttcttcCAGTTCTTTGAGAAGGGAGAAATATGCCCTGCGCTACCTCGCACACTTCCTTCGGAAACGGTACAAGAAATCGTTCGACGTTCGATATGCCCCTAGTGCCCTACTACCCGGAGTGACTCCTGGTCTGTGCTGCCGACGGTGCTGCCGCTTATCGTTCTTTAATCTATCACCTACTTTTTCCCTGAACATAATGACCGGCCGACAGGTTGAATCGTAAAAGCCGGTTCTTGGGCGTACGGTTGGTTGCATAATCAGAACGTAACTCGCCACAAGCGGGAGGAAGGAACTACTAGACAGGGCACGCCTTAGACACCTCGAACTCTCCTCGAACGAACCTGATACTCGACAAAGTTACTGCTACGAAACGTTTCGCCACCGTCCCCGTTCTCGAATAACCGGTCCACGCTGGAGGTCATCAGTTTGCCGCTGCTCGGCTTGATGCCGGTCAGGTGGAAACTGGCGAAGCTGGAACGGGACATCGGAAACGATTCGTTGGTCGCTTTTGGATCTGCAAAGAAATCGAACACACAGAAAACGTATATCAGGAGAACGGCCAAAAGGTGTACGCGGTCCACATTATCGTTCGACTTACTGAGACAACTCGAAACGGCGTCCAGGGAAGGCAGCAGCGAACGGGTCATGATGTCGGCGGCACTTCGGGGCCGCGTGAATGGCATCACCGAGTGGGGGAAGGTTTTCGGTTTGATCGGCGTGATGAGCATGTGCTCGGTCCAGGACGTCTCGAGCGAGGGCTTCTCCAGCCGTTCGACGTCCACGTTCAGCGTTTTCTGCTCGAACGGCACCGCGAACGTATCCGCCGGTATGCTCTGTAGCCAGCTCAGCAGCGAAAGATCCGAATCCGTGAAACCTGAAAGTTTACCAAAGCATAAATACTTCTTGGCCTTTGGTTTGGTGTGTTTGAAATCGGTGTTTTTGAAAGACAAATTTAGAATGAGCGTGAGCGTGAAACTTGATTATCATACCCTCCGTTCATAGCGGCCCCATTTTACCTATCGATCCGTCCAGGACGCGTGAAAAGTTGATTTTCTGACTCGCCGCATCGGCCGCTCCCGTTGCCTTCACCTGGCAGTAGTTCACGCACGACTCGTACAGCACGCCCTTGATCAGCAGCTGCACCAACCGGTCGTTCTTCGCCGACAGCAAACCGGGCGAACCGGACCGCTTGTCGCCGGGcagaaacttttccaccaacgGAAAAATCTCCCGAAAACACTGGACCCGCGCCTTGCTCGGATTCCAGTCCCGGTACTGCAGGTGGTCGCCCAGCTTCGGCAACGTCAACAGCAGACACAGCCCCGAGTACTCCTCCTTCGTCGGGCACAGCTTCTCCAGCTCGCCGAGCACCTGCACCACCTCTTCGACCGCGCCTTCCACGTTATTGATCAgcggcggaccggcggccaGGCCGCCCGCTTCCGACTTGATGCACAGCAGCTCGATGTACTTGTGGCGCAGGATACTGTACTTGAACTGCTTCATGTCGAAGTTCTGGAGCGCTTCCAGCGGCTGAATAAACTCCACCACGTCGTCCCACTGGCCGTCGAGAATGAGCTGGCGCAGGAAGAGCACATCGTCCGAGTACTGGCCGTTGATGACTCCCGTTTCGCGCTCGAGCGATAGCTGCGAAATGTGCAACTCCCGGTTGTTGAGAAACTCCAGCGCCAGCCGCACGATGTCCTCCTCGCGGAGCGATAGTCTGGCCGGCGACATGTTGCTCACATTAATGGCGCGGATTACCGCCGTCCCGATAATCTATGTCTGCGGCCCAAGAACCTACGGAACGCGTGAGAAGGGGAAAAATGTAGGaatatattaaaaatttaataaaagcCCTTCTCCATTTGTGAAACCATTCCGATTATGGTGCTAGCTATGACCAGGGGTGTAGCGGCCCAGAGCACTTTCTTCTGTGCTCCCTTCCCGGTGATCAACACCGGCAGACCTCAAAATGGTGCGCAATAAACTGGAATTACATTTCTGATTCACAGCAACGTCTGGCTCCATTCCACAAGAATTCCACGATTCGGGAACTTTGTTGCTCAGTGGCAAGTCAGAGTCTCCGGGGGTGGATTCGCAAGAATCGGCCGTTTATCTCTGTCATTCCCGGTGGGCTTTATCTGTCACATTATCTCACAAATTGTCGATGACTATCGTCCGCATTTATCTCGCTCCCTCTCATTGAGCTTCTTCACCGTCCGGTGTATCTGGGCACTCAAGGGGAAGGAATTATCGGTCCATATCTTTTGGCCTCCCCACTTGAATGCATAATGGATGACCAGTCTGTACGATTGCACGACATGCGATAAAGGTTCTAACAAAAACGCATTACATTTTTACTCAAAAAGTGATCAAGTGAATCAGCGTTTAGCAGGTACAGCCGACGTGACGGATTACGTGGACAGCGCATCCATGAAAAAATACGActaatttgaagcaaaatagGTTAGCAAACCTTATCAGATAGCATGGTGATTTCTTCAAACGCGGCATGTTAAAGACTCATGTAattattcatcattttcacTTCGTTTATCTACCCATTCATCATTTGTCTGATATCGTTTATTTATCGAAGTATTTAAATCATTTCATTTACGGATTTCGGATGAATAAATGTCCTTTTTGTCCGATGCGGCCGATACCACTGAGTTCTAGTCATACTTAATATT
Coding sequences within it:
- the LOC128268659 gene encoding WD repeat-containing protein 47 isoform X1; translation: MSPARLSLREEDIVRLALEFLNNRELHISQLSLERETGVINGQYSDDVLFLRQLILDGQWDDVVEFIQPLEALQNFDMKQFKYSILRHKYIELLCIKSEAGGLAAGPPLINNVEGAVEEVVQVLGELEKLCPTKEEYSGLCLLLTLPKLGDHLQYRDWNPSKARVQCFREIFPLVEKFLPGDKRSGSPGLLSAKNDRLVQLLIKGVLYESCVNYCQVKATGAADAASQKINFSRVLDGSIGFTDSDLSLLSWLQSIPADTFAVPFEQKTLNVDVERLEKPSLETSWTEHMLITPIKPKTFPHSVMPFTRPRSAADIMTRSLLPSLDAVSSCLNPKATNESFPMSRSSFASFHLTGIKPSSGKLMTSSVDRLFENGDGGETFRSSNFVEYQQGLPSIDEIASVQSKSPDLQAVAGAVVKACDIHQNSAERDSPNTTSSTAKSSRRDSLSEKVPTTQPTATAIPTGLPHHSHQPTSVPASVISSPGGGPGGLTSANSPVPSVQGIAPQVPLPNAGIIYDQPKPQTKAGHSQATVAPATSNGTANGTNEGGGELYEKFKQQKQNKESDYIINGNPTIVPPTHMSMNSAGPTAASSNGGQANGNGLLPAIGGVHPSEEMFGNEQSDQNRPRFVAVTTLEDVQAVRCAEFHPNGRIYAVGSNSKTFRICEYPSLSEIREDHSTYQPTVLFKRTKHHKGSIYCMAWSPAGDLIATGSNDKTVKLMRFNESQKQLEGQEMELTMHDGTVRDLCFLEDSSNKSSLLISGGAGDCKIYVTDCETSTPFQALSGHGGHVLSLYNWGGVMFVSGSQDKTVRFWDLRTRGCVNMVTPATSPGSRQGSPVAAVCVDPSGRLLVSGHEDSSCVLYDIRGNRPIQCFKPHSADVRSIRFSPSAYYLLTAGYDNKLVLTDLQGDLTMPLPSVVVAQHTDKVISGRWHPVDFSFLSTSADKTATLWALPPI
- the LOC128268659 gene encoding WD repeat-containing protein 47 isoform X2 → MANLYHHHQTTRQHRPFCGVDRQLRKIEEIFCNQKENEVKIIESRTSRHCSVHGSHRRGSVCSVRRRDSIASSIGDLSVASGASKQAPRASYGSIYNVGREAEMAARRRNRLANRNSIAHFGDLQLQYSGSRKGLNGSVGLLGSDVRRRDSMPARPLQHPADFPSMLRGTSVSTVDLRRKPSGGPMGVNGGGPAAVNRRASMSNKRSSLNLDDGLSSVGKLHSILKKASGGGGASKDSGEDSGDHDELCDMTKRLSFDSGIAKPTTTLGVLPTGLANNNRRNSNDSSYSSFSRRISIDSLDASRRYSRRLSDASSLFGGDEDATSSTGSGGGSGGAASDIDRIKVLNSSFSSSFDSAHEQSDQNRPRFVAVTTLEDVQAVRCAEFHPNGRIYAVGSNSKTFRICEYPSLSEIREDHSTYQPTVLFKRTKHHKGSIYCMAWSPAGDLIATGSNDKTVKLMRFNESQKQLEGQEMELTMHDGTVRDLCFLEDSSNKSSLLISGGAGDCKIYVTDCETSTPFQALSGHGGHVLSLYNWGGVMFVSGSQDKTVRFWDLRTRGCVNMVTPATSPGSRQGSPVAAVCVDPSGRLLVSGHEDSSCVLYDIRGNRPIQCFKPHSADVRSIRFSPSAYYLLTAGYDNKLVLTDLQGDLTMPLPSVVVAQHTDKVISGRWHPVDFSFLSTSADKTATLWALPPI